The genomic DNA AGACCAGGCGCGGATTCAGCGCGGACAGGCTGTCGTAATCGAGGCCGTACTGGCGCAGCCCGCCCACCTTGAAGTTCTCCACCACCACGTCGGCTTCGGCCGCCATCCGGCGCAGCAGCGCCTGGCCTTCGGGGTGCGCCATGTCCACGGTGATGGAGCGCTTGTTGCGGTTGCAGGCCGTGAAGTAGCTCGCCTCGCGCGTGTCCTGGCCCTGCGTGTCGCGCAGGAAGGGCGGGCCCCAGTGGCGGGTGTCGTCGCCCGCGCCGGGGCGTTCCACCTTGATGACATCCGCGCCCAGGTCGGCCAGCACCTGCGTGCACCAGGGGCCGGCCAGCACGCGGGAAAGATCCAGCACCTTGATGCCGGCCAGTGCGGCGCCCATCAGTTGGCGAAGGCCGCCAGGCCCGTCTGGGCGCGGCCCAGGATGAGCGCGTGCACGTCGTGGGTGCCTTCGTAGGTGTTGACCACTTCCAGGTTCACCAGGTGGCGCGCCACGCCGAACTCGTCGCTGATGCCGTTGCCGCCCATCATGTCGCGGGCCAGCCGCGCGATGTCCAGGGCCTTGCCGCAGTTGTTGCGCTTGATGAGCGAGGTGGCCTCGACCGAGGCGGTGCCTTCGTCCTTCATGCGGCCGAAGCGCAGCGCAACCTGCAGGCCCAGCGCGATCTCGGTCTGCATGTCGGCCAGTTTCTTCTGGATGAGCTGGTTGGCGGCCAGCGGACGGCCGAACTGCTTGCGGTCCAGCGTGTACTGGCGCGCGGTGTGCCAGCAGAATTCGGCCGCGCCCATGGCGCCCCAGGCGATGCCGTAGCGGGCGCTGTTCAGGCAGGTGAACGGACCCTTCAGGCCCTGGATCTCGGGGAAGGCGTTTTCCTCGGGCACGAACACGTCGTCCATCACGACCTCACCGGTGATGGAGGCGCGCAGGCCCACCTTGCCGTGGATGGCGGGGGCGGACAGCCCGGCCATGCCCTTGTCCAGCACGAAGCCGCGGATGGGGCCCACCGCGCCGCCGGCCGAGACTTCCTTGGCCCACACGACGAACACGTCGGCGATGGGGCTGTTGGTGATCCAGGTCTTGGCGCCGTGCAGGCGATAGCCGCCGTCCACCTTCTGCGCGCGGGTCGTCATGCCGGCGGGGTCGGAGCCGTGGTCGGGTTCGGTCAGGCCGAAGCAGCCGATCCATTCGCCGCTGGCCAGCCTGGGCAGGTATTTGGCCTTCTGCGCGTCGGTGCCGAATTCGAAGATCGGCACCATCACCAGCGAGCTTTGCACGCTGGCCATCGAGCGGTAGCCCGAGTCCACGCGTTCCACTTCGCGGGCGATCAGGCCATAGGCCACGTAGCTCAGGCCGGGGCCGCCATATTGTTCAGGAATGGTGGGCCCCAGCAGGCCCAGTTCGCCCATCTCGCGGAAGATGGCGGTATCGGCCTTCTCGTGGCGGAACTGTTCCAGCACGCGCGGCGCCAGCTTGTCCTGGCAGTAGGCCGCGGCGGCGTCGCGGATGGCGCGCTCGTCGTCGCTCAGTTGCTGGTCGATGAGGAAAGGGTCGTCCCATTGAAAGCGGGCGTGGGCCATGGTGTCTCCAGTGCGGCGGGTCGGGGTGGGGCCGGCAAGGCGTCCCGATCTATGCGTGATTGGTACGAGGTTGGAAGTCTTCTTCAGCGTAGTGCCACGCGCTGCCCGGCGGCAAGCGAGGAGTTCGCATCCAGGAATGCGATTTGGGAATACATGGAGTAGAGTGCCTGCCATGC from Orrella dioscoreae includes the following:
- a CDS encoding acyl-CoA dehydrogenase, whose product is MAHARFQWDDPFLIDQQLSDDERAIRDAAAAYCQDKLAPRVLEQFRHEKADTAIFREMGELGLLGPTIPEQYGGPGLSYVAYGLIAREVERVDSGYRSMASVQSSLVMVPIFEFGTDAQKAKYLPRLASGEWIGCFGLTEPDHGSDPAGMTTRAQKVDGGYRLHGAKTWITNSPIADVFVVWAKEVSAGGAVGPIRGFVLDKGMAGLSAPAIHGKVGLRASITGEVVMDDVFVPEENAFPEIQGLKGPFTCLNSARYGIAWGAMGAAEFCWHTARQYTLDRKQFGRPLAANQLIQKKLADMQTEIALGLQVALRFGRMKDEGTASVEATSLIKRNNCGKALDIARLARDMMGGNGISDEFGVARHLVNLEVVNTYEGTHDVHALILGRAQTGLAAFAN